A window from Candidatus Polarisedimenticolia bacterium encodes these proteins:
- a CDS encoding dTDP-4-dehydrorhamnose 3,5-epimerase family protein: MRTKPLKVIPDERGRLMETLRADDDLFIKFGQAYITTAYPGVIKGWHFHKIQLDNFIGVKGMFKVVLYDGREGSATRGEVNEFFLGVHNPMLLQIPTFVLHGFKAIGTEEAIMLNLPTEPYRYDAPDEYRVDPHSPDVPYDWALKEK; the protein is encoded by the coding sequence GTGCGCACCAAACCGCTCAAGGTGATACCCGACGAGCGCGGGCGTCTGATGGAGACGCTGCGCGCCGACGACGATCTGTTCATCAAGTTCGGCCAGGCCTACATCACCACCGCCTATCCCGGCGTGATCAAGGGCTGGCATTTCCACAAGATCCAGCTGGACAATTTCATCGGTGTGAAGGGGATGTTCAAGGTCGTCCTGTACGACGGCCGGGAGGGCTCCGCCACACGCGGGGAGGTGAACGAGTTCTTCCTGGGCGTGCACAACCCGATGCTTCTCCAGATCCCGACCTTCGTGCTTCATGGTTTCAAGGCGATCGGCACCGAAGAGGCCATCATGCTGAACCTGCCGACGGAGCCCTACCGCTACGACGCCCCGGACGAGTACCGCGTCGATCCGCACAGCCCCGACGTCCCGTACGACTGGGCGCTGAAGGAGAAGTAA
- a CDS encoding phosphotransferase: MPPFTRDRLARLPRRRLHGGRNVTKAIVDLVELEGRPIVLKDFASRPWPVRHLLGPWQLGREARAYGVLGGLRGTPEFLGRVDRQAIALEYVPGQTLASLRPGDLPAPFFDRLDRLLAEIHARGVAHGDLHRHDVLAGPGGEPCIVDFSTSVAAGRNAGAWTRFLFDQMRLADRRSAAKMRQALLPGTGPVVPGRRGLYRIGGWVRRLLDSLRGRHP; encoded by the coding sequence ATGCCCCCCTTCACGCGCGACCGCCTCGCCCGACTGCCACGCCGCCGCCTGCACGGGGGCCGCAATGTCACCAAGGCGATCGTCGACCTGGTCGAGCTCGAGGGCCGACCGATCGTCCTGAAGGACTTCGCGTCGCGCCCCTGGCCGGTGCGGCACCTGCTCGGGCCATGGCAGCTGGGCCGCGAGGCGCGCGCCTACGGGGTGCTGGGCGGCCTGCGCGGCACGCCGGAGTTCCTGGGGCGGGTCGATCGCCAGGCGATCGCCCTCGAGTACGTTCCCGGACAGACCCTGGCGTCGCTCCGGCCGGGGGATCTCCCCGCGCCGTTCTTCGACCGGCTCGACCGTCTCCTGGCGGAGATCCACGCCAGGGGGGTGGCCCACGGCGACCTGCACCGGCACGATGTCCTGGCCGGCCCCGGCGGCGAGCCCTGCATCGTCGACTTCTCCACCTCGGTCGCCGCCGGCAGGAACGCGGGCGCCTGGACCCGGTTCCTCTTCGATCAGATGCGCCTGGCCGATCGACGCTCGGCGGCGAAGATGAGGCAAGCGCTCCTGCCGGGGACCGGTCCCGTGGTCCCCGGCCGGCGCGGACTGTACCGCATCGGCGGCTGGGTCAGGCGCCTCCTGGACAGCCTGCGGGGGCGGCATCCCTGA
- a CDS encoding sugar phosphate nucleotidyltransferase, whose product MKGVILAGGLGTRLNPLTKITNKHLLPIYDRPMIHYPLMTLVGAGIRDILIVTGGNHAGEFLRLLGNGREFGLEDIAYTYQEGEGGIADALALARHFADGDQIVVVLGDNIIEGDIKKPVAAFKAQGTGARLLLKKVPDPARFGVPELRDGRIAGIEEKPKQPKSDYAVIGIYMYDAQVFDIISTLKPSGRGELEITDVNNAYLKRGQLEHDILEGWWTDAGTFDSLFRASQLVREKMIEKLTARIG is encoded by the coding sequence ATGAAGGGCGTCATCCTCGCGGGCGGGCTGGGGACCCGGCTGAACCCGTTGACCAAGATCACCAACAAGCACCTGCTGCCGATCTACGACCGCCCGATGATCCACTACCCGCTCATGACCCTGGTCGGCGCCGGCATCCGCGACATCTTGATCGTCACCGGGGGGAACCACGCCGGCGAGTTCCTGCGCCTCCTGGGGAACGGCCGCGAGTTCGGTCTCGAGGACATCGCCTACACCTACCAGGAGGGGGAGGGCGGGATCGCCGACGCGCTGGCCCTGGCGCGCCACTTCGCGGACGGGGACCAGATCGTCGTGGTCCTGGGGGACAACATCATCGAGGGGGACATCAAGAAGCCGGTGGCCGCCTTCAAGGCCCAGGGGACGGGGGCGCGCCTGCTCCTCAAGAAAGTGCCAGACCCCGCCCGCTTCGGCGTCCCCGAGTTGCGCGACGGACGGATCGCCGGGATCGAGGAGAAGCCCAAGCAGCCGAAATCGGACTACGCGGTCATCGGCATCTACATGTACGACGCCCAGGTGTTCGACATCATCTCGACCCTCAAGCCGTCGGGGCGCGGCGAGCTCGAGATCACCGACGTGAACAACGCCTACCTGAAGCGCGGCCAGCTCGAGCACGACATTCTCGAGGGCTGGTGGACCGACGCCGGCACGTTCGATTCGCTGTTCCGCGCCAGCCAGCTCGTGCGCGAGAAGATGATCGAGAAGCTGACGGCGCGGATCGGCTGA
- a CDS encoding lipopolysaccharide kinase InaA family protein, translating to MAETLEATAPEPLTIEMIRPGGWAKPDIKSVAFGGDRAVLKDFSDKSWPVRLLGRRQVAREIRALRRLHGIPGIPQCYGEAGRVGILMEPMDGERITRWCRGHRDQAGPMFAKLAELVRQIHARGVAHIDLRKRDNILVTADGRPGIIDFNASFCFDPAGLGARILFPIMRRIDDSALLKWKSLLAPELLSDRDAARHRWMSRLRRLWFFN from the coding sequence ATGGCCGAGACGCTCGAAGCGACCGCCCCGGAGCCCCTCACCATCGAGATGATCCGGCCGGGGGGCTGGGCGAAGCCCGACATCAAGAGCGTGGCGTTCGGCGGCGATCGGGCGGTCCTCAAGGACTTCAGCGACAAGTCGTGGCCGGTGCGCCTCCTGGGCCGCCGCCAGGTGGCCCGCGAGATCCGCGCCCTGCGCCGGCTGCATGGAATCCCCGGGATCCCGCAGTGCTACGGTGAGGCCGGCCGCGTGGGGATCCTGATGGAGCCCATGGACGGAGAGCGCATCACCCGCTGGTGCCGCGGTCACCGCGACCAGGCCGGGCCGATGTTCGCGAAGCTCGCCGAGCTGGTGCGGCAGATCCACGCGCGCGGCGTGGCGCACATCGATCTCCGCAAGCGCGACAACATCCTGGTGACCGCGGACGGGCGCCCCGGCATCATCGACTTCAACGCCTCGTTCTGCTTCGACCCCGCGGGGCTGGGCGCGCGCATCCTCTTCCCGATCATGCGCCGCATCGACGACAGCGCCCTCCTGAAGTGGAAGTCTCTGCTGGCCCCGGAGCTTCTGAGCGACCGGGATGCCGCCCGGCACCGGTGGATGAGCCGCCTGCGCCGCCTGTGGTTCTTCAACTAG